Proteins co-encoded in one Aspergillus luchuensis IFO 4308 DNA, chromosome 6, nearly complete sequence genomic window:
- a CDS encoding uncharacterized protein (COG:S;~EggNog:ENOG410PXGI) yields MSPDIEKARERISRYSNQTKLKATLEASLQWLPDGGKEALASDILNATTAKLHEIFFNILTILAWPAILQSEASEVKTPQEQLSPLGNYQQGTEEDCLKRDGSCCVVTGAMDVTTYSEKGRPEGLLSTYVQIAHIMPYFISYWNKSAMTTVWETLCRYFPAIHQARMGAGGINALVNSLSNSFLIDLPTNLVFSRFALAFKATDRPNIYKTVRFRACPTSLLIPDEIEFKSVAAPGPEHLELPSKNLLDCHYRLAQIINACGHYMAFLPGKYRDHWKYHIRWNVEAMLDGDADLSGYLETALWWA; encoded by the exons ATGTCCCCCGACATCGAAAAAGCCAGAGAGCGCATCTCCCGCTACTCCAACCAGACCAAGCTGAAAGCAACACTAGAAGCATCTCTCCAATGGCTACCGGACGGCGGGAAAGAAGCCCTCGCTAGTGACATCTTGAACGCAACGACTGCTAAGCTTCATGAGATCTTCTTCAATATTCTCACCATCCTAGCCTGGCCAG cCATACTCCAGTCAGAAGCAAGCGAAGTCAAAACACCCCAAGAGCAGCTTAGTCCCTTGGGAAATTACCAGCAAGGCACAGAGGAAGATTGTCTGAAGCGTGATGGCTCCTGCTGCGTCGTTACAGGGGCCATGGATGTAACAACGTATTCCGAGAAAGGCAGACCAGAGGGCTTGCTTAGTACCTATGTGCAGATAGCGCACATCATGCCGTATTTTATTTCCTACTGGAACAAATCTGCA ATGACCACCGTCTGGGAAACCCTATGCCGCTACTTCCCTGCCATTCACCAAGCCCGAATGGGGGCCGGTGGCATCAATGCCCTGGTAAACAGCCTATCAAACAGCTTCTTGATAGATCTACCAACAAATCTAGTATTCAGTCGTTTCGCTCTCGCTTTCAAAGCAACA GACCGCCCAAACATCTACAAAACCGTACGATTCCGCGCGTGTCCAACTAGCCTACTGATACCAGATGAGATCGAGTTCAAGTCAGTAGCGGCGCCTGGTCCAGAACATCTGGAACTACCGAGCAAGAATCTCCTCGACTGCCACTACCGTCTAGCCCAGATCATCAACGCCTGTGGTCATTATATGGCTTTCTTACCTGGTAAATACCGGGATCATTGGAAGTACCACATCAGATGGAATGTTGAGGCAATGCTCGATGGGGATGCTGATCTTAGTGGATATTTGGAGACTGCGCTGTGGTGGGCGTAG
- a CDS encoding malate synthase (COG:C;~EggNog:ENOG410PFY3;~InterPro:IPR001465,IPR006252,IPR019830,IPR011076;~PFAM:PF01274;~go_function: GO:0003824 - catalytic activity [Evidence IEA];~go_function: GO:0004474 - malate synthase activity [Evidence IEA];~go_process: GO:0006097 - glyoxylate cycle [Evidence IEA]), translating into MVQVDTQLKDVVILGNVSSEARKILTKDACAFLAILHRTFNPTRKALLQRRIDRQAEIDKGHLPDFLPETKHIRENDAWKGAPPAPGLVDRRVEITGPTDRKMVVNALNSDVWTYMADFEDSSAPTWENMINGQVNLYDAIRRQVDFTQGGKEYKLRTDRVLPTLIARARGWHLDEKHFTVDGTPISGSLFDFGLYFYHNAKELVARGFGPYFYLPKMESHLEARLWNDVFNLAQDYIGMPRGTIRGTVLIETISAAFEMDEIIYELREHSSGLNCGRWDYIFSFIKKFRKHPNFVLPDRSDVTMTVPFMDAYVKLLIKTCHRRGVHAMGGMAAQIPIKNDPAANDKAMESVRADKLREVRAGHDGTWVAHPALASIASEIFNTYMPTPNQLFVRREDVHITANDLLNTNVPGKITEDGIRKNLNIGLSYMEGWLRGVGCIPINFLMEDAATAEVSRSQLWQWTHHGITTSDGKKVDKAYALRLLQEQADSLAAKGPQGNKFQLAARYFAGQVTGEDYADFLTSLLYNEISSAGKAEPAAKL; encoded by the exons atggTGCAAGTCGACACCCAACTCAAGGacgtcgtcatcctcggcaATGTGAGCTCGGAAGCTCGCAAGATCCTCACCAAGGACGCCTGTgccttcctcgccatcctccaccgcacCTTCAACCCTACTCGCAAGGccctcctccagcgccgTATCGACCGCCAGGCCGAGATTGACAAGGGCCACCTCCCCGACTTCCTGCCCGAGACAAAGCACATTCGTGAGAACGATGCCTGGAAGGGTGCTCCCCCGGCTCCGGGTCTCGTCGACCGCCGTGTGGAAATCACCGGTCCCACAGATCGCAAGATGGTTGTCAACGCGTTGAACTCGGATGTCTGGACTTACATGGCTGATTTTGAGG ATTCCAGCGCTCCCACCTGGGAAAACATGATCAACGGCCAAGTCAACCTCTACGACGCCATCCGTCGCCAAGTCGACTTCACACAGGGTGGTAAGGAATACAAGCTGCGGACAGACCGCGTGCTCCCCACTCTGATTGCTCGCGCTCGTGGCTGGCACCTCGACGAGAAGCACTTCACTGTCGACGGCACCCCCATCTCCGGCAGTCTGTTCGACTTTGGTCTGTACTTCTACCACAATGCCAAGGAGCTCGTTGCCCGCGGGTTCGGCCCGTACTTCTACCTCCCCAAGATGGAGTCGCACCTCGAGGCACGTCTGTGGAACGACGTCTTCAACCTGGCTCAGGACTACATTGGCATGCCGCGCGGAACGATCCGTGGTACCGTGCTGATCGAGACCATCTCGGCGGCATttgagatggatgagatcaTCTACGAGTTGCGTGAACACAGCTCTGGATTGAACTGTGGTCGCTGGGAttacatcttctccttcatcaagaAGTTCCGCAAGCACCCCAACTTTGTGCTTCCGGACCGCTCGGATGTTACTATGACCGTGCCATTTATGGATGCGTATGTGAAGTTGTTGATTAAGACTTGCCACCGCAGAGGAGTTCATGCTATG GGAGGCATGGCCGCTCAAATCCCCATCAAGAACGACCCCGCCGCCAACGACAAGGCCATGGAGAGCGTGCGCGCCGACAAGCTGCGTGAAGTGCGCGCCGGCCACGACGGCACCTGGGTTGCCCACCCTGCTCTGGCCTCCATCGCCTCGGAGATCTTCAACACCTACAtgcccacccccaaccagcTGTTCGTCCGTCGTGAGGACGTCCACATCACCGCCAACGATCTCCTGAACACCAACGTCCCCGGCAAGATCACCGAGGACGGCATCCGCAAGAACCTGAACATCGGTCTGTCCTACATGGAGGGATGGCTCCGCGGTGTGGGCTGCATTCCCATCAACTTCCTGATG GAGGACGCCGCCACCGCCGAAGTCTCCCGCAGTCAGCTCTGGCAATGGACACACCACGgcatcaccacctccgacgGCAAGAAGGTCGACAAGGCATACGCTCTGCGTCTCCTGCAGGAGCAGGCTGATAGTCTGGCCGCCAAGGGTCCCCAGGGCAACAAGTTCCAGCTCGCGGCGCGGTACTTTGCCGGCCAGGTGACGGGCGAGGACTATGCCGATTTCCTCACGAGTTTGTTGTACAATGAGATTTCGTCGGCGGGCAAGGCCGAGCCGGCTGCTAAGCTGTGA
- a CDS encoding glutamine synthetase family protein (COG:E;~EggNog:ENOG410PFSC;~InterPro:IPR014746,IPR036651,IPR008146;~PFAM:PF00120;~TransMembrane:1 (i46-63o);~go_function: GO:0003824 - catalytic activity [Evidence IEA];~go_function: GO:0004356 - glutamate-ammonia ligase activity [Evidence IEA];~go_process: GO:0006542 - glutamine biosynthetic process [Evidence IEA];~go_process: GO:0006807 - nitrogen compound metabolic process [Evidence IEA]) — MSSTTPPYEVTLENVAHVLQNDTRVKLAGVDVDGMLRGKLVSKKKFLSIVADGFGFCSVIFGWDMHDRTYFKELTISNKENGYRDLVAVPDLSSFRRIPWENNVPFFLVSFLDPDTNEPVCACPRGLLKSALGKAEAAGYRAMAGAEYEFYQFRAPGAHSNPERNASATATFLKENPVESLPPLTEGMFGYSLTRPIHNQDYYYGVFDACEQFNCEIEGWHTESGPGVYEAALQFGEAKEMADKAGLFKYVVKSIGTKHGITPTFMAKPREGLPGNSGHMHISLVSSDGKNAFIRDTPDPNPPYPDVAYLSDLGRHFLAGVLTGLPDIMPMFAPTVNSYKRLVENFWAPVTVSWGLEHRAASIRLITPPTASAKATRLEVRVPGADANPHFVLAAVVALGWRGVEKKLEFPVPPLSKGEDMGGASDKGVRLAKSLREATTAFMRKDSVAREVFGDAFVEHFGGTREHEVRLWEEAVTDWEVRRYIETV; from the exons ATGTCCTCTACCACCCCACCCTACGAAGTCACCCTCGAGAACGTCGCCCATGTCCTCCAGAATGACACCCGGGTCAAGCTGGCCGGTGTTGACGTCGATGGCATGCTCCGCGGCAAGCTCGTctccaagaagaagttcCTCTCCATCGTAGCTGATGGCTTCGGCTTCTGCTCCGTCATCTTTGGCTGGGATATGCATGACCGCACATACTTCAAGGAATTGACCATCAGCAACAAAGAGAACGGGTACCGCGATCTCGTGGCAGTTCCGGATCTAAGCAGTTTCCGTCGCATTCCATGGGAGAACAATGTACCATTTTTCCTGGTCAGCTTTTTGGATCCCGATACGAATGAGCCGGTCTGTGCTTGTCCGCGGGGGCTATTAAAGTCCGCTCTGGGGAAGGCGGAGGCTGCGGGGTATCGTGCCATGGCGGGGG CGGAGTATGAGTTCTATCAGTTCCGCGCGCCAGGAGCACACTCGAACCCCGAGCGCAATGCATCGGCTACGGCAACCTTTCTTAAGGAGAACCCCGTCGAGTCACTTCCTCCGCTGACGGAGGGCATGTTCGGGTACAGTCTGACCCGTCCCATCCACAACCAAGACTACTATTATGGAGTGTTCGACGCGTGCGAGCAGTTCAATTGTGAAATCGAGGGTTGGCATACAGAGAGCGGTCCCGGTGTTTATGAGGCG GCACTACAGTTCGGAGAGGCCAAAGAGATGGCGGACAAAGCTGGTCTATTCAA ATACGTCGTCAAGTCGATCGGCACCAAGCACGGCATCACACCCACCTTTATGGCCAAGCCACGCGAGGGTTTACCCGGGAATAGCGGACACATGCACATCTCACTGGTCTCGAGCGATGGGAAGAATGCGTTCATCCGCGACACGCCCGACCCAAATCCGCCATATCCCGATGTGGCTTATCTCTCCGATCTAGGGCGACATTTCCTAGCCGGGGTTCTCACTGGTCTTCCTGACATCATGCCAATGTTTGCACCCACGGTGAACTCTTACAAGCGGCTGGTGGAGAACTTCTGGGCGCCGGTTACGGTCTCCTGGGGACTGGAGCATCGGGCGGCCTCGATTCGGCTTATCACCCCACCTACGGCGAGCGCAAAAGCAACCCGGCTGGAGGTGCGTGTACCTGGGGCTGACGCAAACCCGCATTTTGTTCTAGCAGCAGTTGTCGCGTTGGGGTGGCGGggtgtggagaagaagctggagttTCCGGTTCCGCCGCTGTCCAAGGGCGAGGATATGGGCGGGGCAAGCGACAAGGGGGTCCGATTAGCCAAATCGCTGCGGGAAGCCACGACGGCGTTCATGCGCAAAGACAGTGTCGCACGGGAGGTCTTTGGCGATGCGTTTGTGGAGCATTTTGGGGGCACGCGGGAGCACGAAGTGCGCTTGTGGGAGGAGGCCGTCACGGATTG GGAGGTCCGACGGTATATTGAGACGGTGTAA
- a CDS encoding putative short-chain dehydrogenase/reductase family protein (COG:Q;~EggNog:ENOG410PHDQ;~InterPro:IPR002347,IPR036291,IPR020904;~PFAM:PF00106,PF13561,PF08659;~go_function: GO:0016491 - oxidoreductase activity [Evidence IEA];~go_process: GO:0055114 - oxidation-reduction process [Evidence IEA]): MASAPRGRLQGKNAIITGAAGGIGLETSILFAREGANILMADISAPALEKALAKIKEVVPTAPRVETIKCDVSKESDVQAMVESQDSWGGTDVIFNNAGIMHADDADAIDTPEKIWDLTHNINVKGVWFGCKHAVLSLRRHKKTKGSIINTASVVALVGSATPQLAYTASKGAVLALTRELAIVHAREGFRFNALCPAPLNTPLLQDWLGDDKPKRFRREVHFPTGRFGEAIEQAHAVVFLASDESSFVNGSDFVVDGGMSKAYVTPEGPATAAPQNLGH; encoded by the exons ATGGCATCCGCTCCAAGAGGTCGTCTCCAAGGCAAGAATGCCATCATTACCGGTGCAGCTGG CGGCATCGGCCTCGAAACCAGCATCCTCTTCGCCCGCGAAGGCGCCAACATCCTAATGGCCGACATCTCGGCCCCCGCCCTCGAGAAAGCCCTCGCCAAGATCAAAGAAGTCGTTCCTACCGCTCCCCGCGTTGAGACCATCAAATGCGACGTCTCCAAGGAATCCGACGTACAAGCCATGGTCGAGTCCCAGGACAGCTGGGGCGGCACCGAcgtcatcttcaacaacgcGGGCATCATGCACGCCGACGATGCCGACGCCATCGACACCCCCGAGAAGATCTGGGATCTGACGCATAACATCAACGTCAAGGGTGTGTGGTTCGGATGTAAGCATGCTGTGCTGAGTCTGCGTCGTcacaagaagaccaagggcagcatcatcaacacgGCGAGTGTGGTCGCCTTGGTGGGAAGTGCTACGCCGCAGTTGGCATACACGGCTAGTAAGGGTGCTGTGTTGGCGTTGACGCGCGAATTGGCTATTGTGCATGCGAGGGAGGGATTCCGGTTCAATGCGCTGTGTCCGGCGCCGTTGAA CACTCCCCTCTTGCAAGATTGGCTGGGTGACGACAAGCCCAAGCGCTTCCGGCGGGAGGTGCACTTCCCTACTGGTCGGTTCGGAGAGGCTATTGAGCAGGCTCATGCCGTGGTGTTTTTGGCTAGTGACGAGAGCAGTTTCGTCAATGGTAGTGACTTTgttgtggatggtggaatGTCCAAG GCGTATGTTACTCCAGAGGGACCGGCCACTGCTGCTCCTCAGAATCTGGGGCATTAG
- a CDS encoding uncharacterized protein (COG:P;~EggNog:ENOG410PFD7;~InterPro:IPR006068,IPR018303,IPR023298,IPR023299, IPR001757,IPR004014,IPR036412,IPR006414,IPR008250, IPR023214;~PFAM:PF00689,PF13246,PF00122,PF00690,PF00702;~TransMembrane:10 (i75-93o99-118i298-319o325-350i784-805o821-841i861-888o908-927i969-990o1002-1021i);~go_component: GO:0016021 - integral component of membrane [Evidence IEA];~go_function: GO:0000166 - nucleotide binding [Evidence IEA];~go_function: GO:0019829 - ATPase-coupled cation transmembrane transporter activity [Evidence IEA];~go_process: GO:0006812 - cation transport [Evidence IEA]), translating to MGTEKQSQTASTPSYSPLSAPAHTLPYASVLQELSVNSEEGLSTQEAKSRLQKWGPNELEGDEGISLAKIIIRQVANAMMLVLIIAMAVSFGIESWIEGGVIGAVIALNIIVGVYQDYAAEKTMDSLRGLSSPTGVVTRDGKTGTIPAMEIVVGDMVDLKVGDTVPADLRLVETMNFETDEALLTGESLPVTKSSTTTFPADTGPGDRLNIAYSSSTVTRGRARGVVISTGMKTEIGAIAAALRENGNQRRRPVRRGPQGETKKRWYVVAWTLTCTDAVGRFLGINVGTPLQRKLSKLALLLFGIAVVFAIIVMGANDMRDDKEVIIYAVATGLAMIPACLVVVLTVTMAMGTKQMVERNVIVRKMDSLEALGAVSNICSDKTGTLTQGRMVAKKAWVPGLGTVSVGVSRDPLDPYDGELKVIDAMPGEGESEGDTKTPQDIVTNSALLQRYLDVAAMANLAHVHRSEENGQWQARGEPTDIAIQVFAARFDWGRERWTAGDKPVWTQQAEYPFDSTIKKMSVIFRRDDTDVIFTKGAVERVLEACTSIVWTTDTSEPVPLTDDIRNTILQNMEALAREGLRVLALAHRTSSSTFTDVPPRDTVEQDLTFAGLIGLYDPPRPETAGAIEECHRAGISVHMVTGDHPGTARAIAAQVGIIPANAQLLSRDVADNLVMTASQFDSLSESEIDALPTLPAVIARCAPHTKVRMIEALHRRGRYAAMTGDGVNDSPSLKRADVGIAMGQAGSDVAKDASELVLTDDNFASIINGIEEGRRIFDNIQKFVLHLLAENVGLALTLLIGLVFKDENGQSVFPIAPVEILWIIMITSGLPDIGLGMEMAASDVMDRPPQSKNGIFTPEIIIDTLVYGIWMAALCLSAFTLVLFAWGDGNLATECNSSYSTSCDTVFRARATTFVCMTWFALLLAWEMMHLRRSLFNMHDSSTPTSTSNSKPRTKYTGWLSDIYRNKYLFWGIVIGFVLTFPVLYIPVINDVVFKHIGIGWEWGVVFVEAGLFLGGVEGWKWVKRVFVRRWAAKRGDERNTIQGVGGSGRNGVDEEKGAGGFSRFTTLSREEGVLGLKKI from the exons ATGGGCACTGAGAAACAGTCTCAGActgcctccaccccctcctactctcccctctccgcACCCGCCCACACCCTTCCCTATGCTTCCGTCTTGCAAGAGCTGTCTGTCAACTCAGAAGAAGGTCTCAGCACCCAGGAAGCAAAGTCCCGCCTTCAGAAATGGGGACCCAACGAACTCGAAGGGGATGAGGGCATCTCCCTCGCGAAGATTATCATCCGCCAGGTAGCAAACGCAATGATGCTG gtcctcatcatcgccatggccGTCAGTTTCGGCATTGAATCTTGGATCGAAGGCGGAGTCATCGGGGCCGTTATCGCCCTGAACATCATCGTAGGCGTCTACCAGGACTACGCGGCCGAGAAGACCATGGACTCGCTACGCGGCCTCAGTTCACCCACAGGAGTCGTCACTCGTGACGGCAAGACGGGCACCATCCCCGCCATGGAGATCGTTGTGGGTGATATGGTCGATTTGAAAGTGGGAGATACAGTTCCGGCTGATTTACG ACTAGTGGAGACGATGAACTTTGAAACAGACGAAGCCCTTCTTACTGGCGAATCCCTCCCCGTTACCAaatcatctactactaccttcCCCGCTGACACTGGACCCGGCGACCGTCTCAACATCGCCTacagctcctccaccgtcacCCGGGGCCGCGCGCGCGGCGTGGTGATCAGCACTGGCATGAAAACCGAGATCGGTGCGATTGCCGCGGCACTCCGGGAGAATGGCAACCAGCGGCGCCGGCCTGTCCGTCGCGGTCCTCAAGGCGAGACCAAGAAGCGGTGGTACGTGGTGGCTTGGACATTGACATGCACAGATGCAGTGGGTCGGTTCCTGGGAATCAACGTGGGGACACCACTTCAGCGGAAATTGAGTAAATTGGCGCTACTGTTGTTTGGAATTGCAGTAGTATTCGCAATCATTGTGATGGGCGCCAATGACATGCGCGATGACAAGGAAGTGATCATCTACGCAGTTGCTACCGGATTGGCCATGATCCCTGCTTGTCTCGTAGTCGTGTTGACGGTCACCATGGCCATGGGCACGAAGCAGATGGTCGAGAGGAACGTGATTGTGCGGAAGATGGATTCACTCGAGGCATTGGGCGCCGTGTCGAACATCTGCTCCGACAAGACGGGCACCCTCACCCAAGGACGCATGGTGGCTAAGAAGGCCTGGGTTCCGGGGCTGGGCACAGTCTCAGTCGGAGTCTCCCGTGACCCATTGGACCCGTATGACGGCGAGCTCAAGGTCATCGACGCCATGccgggagaaggggaaagcgAAGGCGACACCAAGACGCCGCAAGATATAGTGACAAACAGTGCCCTGCTGCAGCGCTATCTGGACGTCGCAGCCATGGCGAACCTGGCCCATGTGCACCGCTCTGAAGAAAACGGACAATGGCAGGCCCGTGGCGAGCCCACCGACATCGCCATCCAGGTCTTCGCCGCGCGCTTCGACTGGGGCCGTGAAAGATGGACCGCTGGTGACAAGCCCGTCTGGACACAGCAGGCCGAGTACCCCTTCGACTCGACCATCAAAAAGATGTCTGTTATCTTCCGCCGCGACGACACCGACGTGATCTTCACCAAGGGTGCTGTGGAACGCGTCCTCGAAGCCTGCACATCCATCGTCTGGACCACAGACACCTCTGAACCCGTGCCCCTAACCGACGACATCcgcaacaccatcctccaaaacATGGAAGCACTGGCACGCGAAGGCCTGCGTGTACTCGCACTCGCCCACcgcaccagctcctccaccttcaccgaCGTCCCACCCCGGGACACCGTCGAACAAGACCTCACCTTCGCCGGGCTGATCGGACTCTACGACCCCCCTCGCCCGGAGACCGCCGGAGCCATCGAAGAATGCCACCGTGCCGGCATCTCCGTGCACATGGTAACCGGCGACCACCCAGGCACCGCCCGAGCCATCGCCGCCCAAGTCGGCATCATCCCGGCCAACGCACAGCTCCTTTCGCGCGACGTGGCCGACAACCTCGTCATGACAGCCAGTCAATTCGACTCCCTCAGCGAGTCCGAAATTGACGCTCTACCAACCCTCCCCGCCGTGATCGCGCGCTGTGCCCCACACACCAAAGTGCGGATGATCGAGGCATTGCACCGCCGCGGCCGGTACGCCGCGATGACAGGCGACGGAGTGAACGACTCGCCGTCGCTGAAGCGGGCAGACGTTGGAATCGCAATGGGCCAAGCAGGCAGCGACGTGGCGAAAGATGCATCGGAGCTGGTCCTAACAGACGACAACTTTGCAAGCATCATCAACGGTATCGAAGAGGGCCGTCGCATCTTCGACAATATCCAGAAATTCGTACTGCATCTACTCGCCGAGAACGTAGGGTTAGCGCTAACCCTACTGATCGGACTGGTCTTCAAAGACGAGAACGGCCAGAGTGTGTTCCCTATCGCCCCGGTGGAAATCCTCTGGATTATCATGATTACATCTGGTCTGCCTGATATCGGACTgggaatggagatggcggcgaGTGACGTGATGGATAGACCGCCGCAGAGT AAAAACGGCATCTTCACTCCGgaaatcatcatcgacacccTCGTCTACGGCATCTGGATGGCCGCCCTCTGCCTCAGCGCCTTCaccctcgtcctcttcgcctGGGGCGACGGCAACCTCGCAACAGAATGCAACAGCAGCTACTCGACATCCTGTGACACGGTCTTCCGTGCCCGCGCCACCACCTTCGTCTGCATGACCTGGTTCGCGCTGCTTCTGGCCTGGGAGATGATGCATTTGCGACGCAGTCTGTTCAATATGCATGATTCTTCTACCCCTACCTCTACCTCAAACTCCAAGCCTAGAACTAAATACACAGGCTGGCTCTCCGACATCTACCGCAACAAGTACCTCTTCTGGGGCATTGTGATCGGATTCGTGCTTACGTTTCCCGTCCTGTATATCCCTGTCATTAATGATGTGGTGTTTAAGCATATTGGGATTGGGTGGGAGTGGGGGGTTGTGTTTGTCGAGGCGGGGCTGTTCTTGGGCGGTGTCGAGGGGTGGAAGTGGGTTAAGAGAGTTTTTGTGAGGAGGTGGGCGgcgaagaggggggatgaGAGGAATACTATTcagggggttggtgggagtgggaggaatggggtggatgaggagaagggggctGGGGGGTTTAGTCGGTTTACGACGTTGAGtcgggaggagggggtgttgggattgaagaagatttAA